A region of Cyanobacteriota bacterium DNA encodes the following proteins:
- a CDS encoding ferritin-like domain-containing protein, with amino-acid sequence MTVVYPRKLQNALSARDILTQVVRDREVHMITLNRYRFSEQRSCRDLTNLVESLDGQPPELVRDLSHHIADEARHAMWLTDLLTDLGVSVGRPPGVSYIEEFDRLVDYEFAETQDKDSTVISAIAAINVAEKRGCEYFAAHIHALKQQPQTEEVVKVRETIERIFPEEAAHVRWGNRWLAQLARKSPAHREQVETAKRRYAAIEQAAFSAGMDITLGAELRRVSRLLDVAETLPLWQRPQYLMNRLPQALFAPELQMTRVDVAQRAWKRDPQAFMEKFIPMFLNGISQFNKSEKPQQATSKA; translated from the coding sequence ATGACTGTCGTCTATCCCCGTAAGTTACAAAACGCTCTCAGCGCCCGCGATATTCTGACTCAAGTCGTGCGCGATCGTGAAGTGCACATGATTACCCTGAACCGTTATCGCTTTAGCGAACAGCGGAGTTGTAGAGATCTGACCAATCTGGTTGAAAGCCTAGACGGTCAACCTCCTGAACTGGTTCGTGACCTATCTCATCACATCGCTGACGAAGCGCGCCATGCCATGTGGTTGACTGATTTGTTGACTGATCTGGGGGTCAGCGTAGGTAGACCACCTGGAGTCTCCTACATTGAAGAATTTGATCGCTTAGTAGATTACGAGTTTGCCGAGACCCAAGATAAGGATAGTACCGTTATTTCTGCTATCGCTGCTATCAACGTGGCAGAAAAGCGGGGATGTGAGTATTTCGCAGCCCATATCCATGCCTTGAAGCAACAGCCCCAGACTGAAGAAGTTGTCAAAGTACGGGAGACGATCGAGCGCATCTTCCCCGAAGAAGCTGCCCATGTGCGGTGGGGCAATCGCTGGCTAGCGCAACTTGCTCGTAAGAGTCCTGCCCATCGAGAACAAGTAGAAACGGCTAAGCGCCGCTATGCTGCGATCGAGCAGGCTGCCTTCTCTGCTGGCATGGACATCACCCTTGGTGCAGAATTGCGGCGTGTCAGTCGTCTGTTGGATGTAGCAGAAACTCTACCTCTGTGGCAACGTCCTCAGTACTTAATGAATCGCTTGCCCCAAGCACTGTTTGCGCCTGAACTACAAATGACTCGTGTGGATGTGGCCCAACGAGCTTGGAAGCGTGATCCCCAAGCCTTTATGGAAAAGTTCATTCCCATGTTCTTGAATGGCATCAGCCAGTTCAACAAGTCTGAAAAGCCCCAACAGGCGACATCTAAGGCATAG
- the bchI gene encoding magnesium chelatase ATPase subunit I: ADDPFNSHPSDPELMSDAVKQLTTPPKVVKKKVAMVDLPLGATEDRVCGTIDIEKALAEGVKAFEPGLLAKANRGILYVDEVNLLDDHLVDVLLDSAASGWNTVEREGISVRHPARFVLVGSGNPEEGELRPQLLDRFGMHAEIRTVKDPVLRVQIVQQRTEFDRDPQHFLDKYQDQQDDLRQKIVSAQERLPDVTLEYELRVKISQVCAELDVDGLRGDIVTNRAAIALAAFENRSEVTVDDIRRVAALCLRHRLRKDPLETIDSGYKVNKVVASVFGLDTEAEG; this comes from the coding sequence AGCTGACGACCCTTTCAACAGCCACCCTAGCGATCCTGAGCTAATGAGCGATGCGGTTAAGCAGCTAACCACGCCACCAAAGGTAGTTAAGAAGAAAGTAGCCATGGTGGATCTGCCCCTGGGAGCTACCGAAGACCGAGTATGTGGAACGATCGACATCGAAAAAGCTCTTGCTGAGGGGGTAAAGGCATTTGAACCTGGGTTGCTAGCCAAGGCCAATCGAGGCATTTTATACGTTGATGAAGTAAACCTACTGGATGACCACTTGGTTGACGTATTGCTAGACTCGGCTGCCTCCGGCTGGAATACGGTAGAGCGCGAAGGCATCTCTGTGCGTCACCCAGCTAGATTTGTATTGGTAGGCTCTGGGAATCCAGAAGAAGGAGAGTTACGCCCACAGCTACTAGATCGGTTTGGGATGCACGCTGAAATTCGCACGGTCAAAGATCCGGTTTTGCGGGTGCAAATTGTGCAGCAACGGACAGAGTTTGACCGAGACCCCCAGCATTTCCTCGATAAGTATCAAGACCAGCAAGATGACCTGCGGCAAAAGATTGTGTCTGCCCAAGAACGGTTACCCGATGTCACCTTGGAGTATGAGCTACGAGTGAAAATCTCGCAGGTCTGTGCTGAGTTGGATGTAGATGGCCTAAGGGGTGATATTGTCACTAATCGCGCAGCGATCGCCCTAGCAGCATTTGAGAACCGCTCAGAGGTGACTGTGGACGATATCCGCCGGGTGGCAGCGCTTTGCCTGCGTCATCGTCTCCGTAAAGACCCGCTGGAAACTATCGACTCTGGCTATAAGGTGAACAAGGTGGTAGCCAGTGTGTTTGGGCTAGACACTGAAGCTGAGGGTTAG
- the tadA gene encoding tRNA adenosine(34) deaminase TadA, whose protein sequence is MSTEALASPIHRYWMQQALILAAEAGRAGEVPVGAIVVTANNQLLAQASNRRERDHDPTAHAEILALRMAGQALHNWHLNDCTLYVTLEPCPMCAGAILLARLGLLVFGASDPKTGAIRSVLNLPESRCSFHYLNVLSGVMEAECREQLQAWFAQRRQDKRNSSN, encoded by the coding sequence ATGAGCACCGAAGCACTGGCATCCCCAATCCATCGCTATTGGATGCAACAGGCATTGATTCTAGCAGCAGAAGCGGGCAGAGCTGGTGAGGTGCCAGTGGGGGCGATCGTTGTGACGGCTAATAACCAATTACTTGCCCAAGCCAGCAACCGTCGAGAGCGTGACCACGATCCCACCGCCCATGCAGAAATCTTAGCGCTACGTATGGCAGGCCAAGCCCTCCACAACTGGCACCTGAACGACTGTACCCTATACGTTACCTTAGAGCCTTGCCCTATGTGCGCTGGTGCCATCCTGCTAGCACGGTTGGGACTGTTGGTGTTTGGTGCGAGCGATCCCAAAACTGGTGCCATTCGCTCTGTCTTGAACCTACCGGAGAGCCGATGCTCGTTTCATTACCTCAATGTGCTGTCTGGCGTAATGGAGGCTGAATGCCGAGAACAACTACAAGCTTGGTTTGCCCAACGCCGACAGGATAAACGCAACAGCAGTAACTAG
- a CDS encoding ABC transporter substrate-binding protein: MAGSMGAWQQLGRWLAVLGCCWLLVGCGITSSDRPHRLLVGTIAEATTLDPADAYRFWAGNLLYNLGDRLYTYQLGTTKLVPQLATAMPTISADGLTYKIPLRRGVVFHDGTPFNAEAMAFSLRRFIENGGSPSFLLADVVKTVQATDDYELTIVLQRPFVAFPSLLAFSGACAVSPNAYTIGKGSFKPKQFVGTGPYRLTQVGTTTLKLDAFDQYWGEPPANQGIDIQRFSSPANLYLAFKAGTIDVAYQTLDVDQALSLQRLAPKRGWQVIAGQGIGIYFLTLNTTSPPLDRLEVRQAIAAAIDRSLLQQRVFRGQVDPLYSLVPPALLGSQPGFQDRYGDGNWAMAKALLTQAGYSPNKPLQVELWYRSNLITNQLAASTIRAAVKLNLDGLLAIDIKGVDSATMYSNLANGIYPMTLLDWSGDFLDADSYLQPFLSCTKGSVAKGCEQGAAADSGAFYYSETANRLIERSRQELNPDQRQQVLRQLQALVTNDVPFIPLWQTKEYLFVQPWIQGGQLSPTTYVPFWSMSKTKP; encoded by the coding sequence TTGGCTGGTTCCATGGGGGCATGGCAGCAGTTGGGGCGGTGGCTAGCAGTCTTAGGATGTTGTTGGCTGTTAGTAGGGTGTGGTATTACCAGTAGCGATCGGCCTCATCGCTTGTTGGTAGGCACGATCGCAGAAGCTACTACACTAGACCCAGCCGATGCCTATCGATTTTGGGCTGGTAATTTGCTATATAACCTAGGCGATCGCCTCTATACCTATCAACTGGGCACAACCAAGCTGGTGCCTCAACTAGCAACAGCTATGCCCACCATTAGTGCCGATGGTTTAACCTATAAAATTCCTCTCCGACGCGGTGTGGTCTTTCATGATGGCACCCCCTTCAATGCAGAAGCAATGGCCTTCTCACTACGGCGCTTTATCGAGAATGGTGGCAGTCCTAGCTTTTTGCTGGCAGATGTGGTGAAGACCGTGCAAGCTACGGATGACTATGAGTTAACAATCGTGCTCCAGCGACCCTTTGTTGCCTTTCCTAGCCTGCTAGCGTTTTCGGGAGCCTGTGCTGTATCTCCAAATGCCTATACGATCGGCAAAGGCAGCTTTAAGCCTAAGCAATTTGTGGGTACTGGCCCCTACAGGTTGACCCAGGTAGGCACAACTACCCTGAAGTTAGATGCCTTTGACCAGTATTGGGGTGAACCGCCTGCCAACCAAGGTATTGATATTCAGCGGTTTTCTAGTCCAGCAAATCTCTATCTGGCCTTTAAGGCTGGCACGATTGATGTTGCCTATCAAACCTTAGATGTTGATCAGGCCCTAAGTCTCCAGCGTCTAGCACCAAAACGAGGCTGGCAGGTGATTGCAGGTCAAGGAATTGGTATTTATTTCCTGACCTTGAACACGACCAGTCCTCCCCTAGACCGCTTGGAAGTACGGCAGGCAATCGCAGCCGCTATTGATCGTTCCCTCCTCCAACAACGGGTTTTCCGAGGACAAGTAGACCCACTCTATAGTCTAGTGCCCCCTGCGTTGCTGGGTTCTCAACCAGGCTTCCAAGATCGGTACGGAGACGGCAACTGGGCTATGGCTAAGGCGTTACTAACCCAGGCTGGCTATTCACCCAATAAACCCTTGCAAGTAGAACTGTGGTATCGATCGAACCTGATTACCAACCAACTGGCAGCATCCACAATTCGAGCTGCGGTCAAGCTCAATCTAGACGGTTTACTGGCGATTGATATCAAAGGTGTGGATTCTGCAACAATGTATAGCAATCTAGCCAATGGCATCTATCCCATGACTCTATTGGATTGGTCAGGAGATTTTCTGGATGCTGACAGCTACTTGCAGCCATTCCTGAGCTGTACAAAGGGATCTGTTGCCAAAGGATGTGAACAAGGTGCTGCTGCCGACTCTGGAGCATTTTACTACAGTGAAACCGCAAATCGATTGATTGAGCGCTCTCGGCAAGAACTGAACCCTGATCAACGCCAACAAGTGCTACGTCAACTCCAGGCACTAGTTACTAATGATGTGCCATTTATTCCTCTATGGCAAACTAAGGAATATCTATTTGTGCAACCGTGGATTCAAGGAGGACAACTGTCACCTACGACCTACGTGCCCTTTTGGAGCATGAGCAAGACGAAACCATGA
- the grxC gene encoding glutaredoxin 3, with amino-acid sequence MINTINTLLNRPANTVKARVEIYTWQTCPYCIRAKWLLRWKGVSFTEYKIDGDAEARAAMATRANGRRSVPQIFINDRHIGGCDDLYRLDAAGELDALLAIAPASAP; translated from the coding sequence CTGATTAATACGATTAATACCCTGCTGAACCGACCTGCCAACACTGTTAAAGCAAGAGTGGAAATTTATACATGGCAAACCTGTCCATACTGCATTCGGGCTAAGTGGCTGCTGCGGTGGAAGGGTGTGTCGTTCACAGAATACAAAATTGATGGTGATGCTGAAGCTAGGGCTGCTATGGCAACCCGCGCTAATGGTCGGCGATCAGTACCCCAGATTTTTATCAACGATCGCCACATTGGCGGCTGCGACGATCTCTATCGGTTGGATGCAGCAGGTGAGTTGGATGCCCTGTTGGCGATCGCCCCTGCATCCGCTCCATGA
- a CDS encoding translocation/assembly module TamB domain-containing protein, protein MTQPAEPTPSRLEPSLCRRSRRLLSIFTITGLALGGIGAVSFVGVNYWVRHYLPGLLATELSKILNRPVRVGKVEGFSLSGIRIGETTLPSQLGAPESLAIGSIEVGYSLPGLLRRSLPVTISLNNLNVSAQQTADGDWVSLNPQLPPWQDLPVNINAKVRIKDAQAVLQPYGKPAAIVIPINGTVQLFQNRKGQARYQADLALAGGRLQAKGETQLQTGRTRLNAKIKDLGLAQFNPLNPVDAAKITKGKLTADVELDMPDFAFKELPVVQGTVQVDDVEVRAESVTEPLTAKANLLLQGKRAIVRQAQGQLADARATVSGTVDWSAGIKDAAVDLAIDIPPVDLNRLRQTLGIELPIALEGSFQGKLQLTGTLSDPVLTGDVDSSTSTFVDKVMFAHTRASIAGNRRQLRLLQFQAEPTAGGQITAQGQISLPPNLADLNPLQLPITLQFQATLPVDGVAAPYNLPAAVRLGTVTAQGHVRGIVGNPAATVTWQLANGRVQNIGSLTGSGTLVLADYHLALNSTALRVGKGTVQATGGANLASLRWQLAVNARDLDASGFKPDLWTRLQPDVRDCYGRVCPAPIQPGLSSLATLFRDSRPLPLINANLALSGNLRDLLSPQPTTTIALNTVTAKVGGQILTASGNINLAQRGKWTASTVIDMAVRSDLAQLPIRSVVGPSVAEQVNLAGIVEFKGRLVGRNLLGNIFAPDNLQLVGTASLQGVAVNRLQLEPLVSGRVDVGLGRSAIIDLRGKHDRLVATLIPCKQARCPLPYLPGTVDIRQGEGKQSLIIQGKREGDHFHVDVQNVDLALLNISPSKFLSSLYSLPPLPAPIVGTINADATFNLYTLATTGSARLQKLGLGHIQLDRVDSSFTYQQGVVQLPATTLQIGSSRYDMAASLNLRSGTVKAQVGAQGNLQDLLTLVKWFEISDVFQGLQLPTVTSVNALQVEPIGDQDGSIAELLAILDQVNQRLATYASRQRQPLQPPTQLAINANYSGKLALTGTLSNPTLDFEFQGADWQWYPDRVVTMTKNGQLVTDQGRVLTLDRILARGKIRDGVLTIDPMRAEFAGATASFQGNASLDSLTGTFRLDQFPLENLQQVVKLPANLRGYFSATGTLGGRLLAPQVEGKMAITDLTLNNADLEAIAGEFRYADARVTFVTTAPDYIQVATSLPLTPGDDLSLDVNLGTNAIALIGALSDGQLTLNSGNGSLQFRTSGTLDLNDPPQSILANLVATGTIALRNLTFKTPLIENMLTLDGEVLFTMDRLKIEQLSGQFANSKLLINGAIGLLQPLPDSDPDALLPLTIAIDQGRLDLKTAYAGYNGLIDTQISITRSLLSPLVTGGIRLSEGYVSLSADTLKLTDAFRSSNGTSPFAVLAGWMPELANVELTLGDGFQIRAPFVFVQPGGSLSLNGTLNNLRPEGIIQVYRGEIDLLSTLFYLPRNRQHTVTFTATSGLLNPSLDIRFQTIVQERPITQRRTALDNEIRQDIIPNLRPEEIEVYLTIKGDLKELLSELQAAGVCQFRDADHGFVGRAFNREELQRLAICIEAAKQGTPTNSQQAYSTQNPAARQAAALQFINSSLVRLESNPRRTENQLVTLLGDESLYFIQDLQQTVQRGDQGAITQFFGYRYLVAPTLRETVEDINDFTRRAGQGIGATDLRVLPTLRATRQLGDQSFIDLEYDYAASQSRLLFRASF, encoded by the coding sequence ATGACGCAACCAGCAGAACCTACGCCATCGCGCTTAGAGCCATCTCTCTGTCGTCGATCGCGCCGCTTGTTGAGTATTTTTACCATTACTGGTCTGGCTCTAGGGGGCATAGGTGCTGTCAGCTTTGTAGGCGTGAACTATTGGGTGCGTCATTACCTACCAGGGCTGTTAGCTACTGAGCTGAGCAAAATCCTAAACCGACCTGTGCGCGTAGGAAAAGTGGAAGGATTTTCCCTAAGTGGAATCCGAATTGGAGAAACAACACTACCCAGTCAATTGGGAGCGCCAGAAAGTTTAGCGATCGGTTCCATTGAGGTGGGGTATAGTCTGCCAGGGCTGCTACGACGATCGCTACCTGTCACCATTAGCCTTAATAATCTCAATGTGTCTGCCCAGCAAACCGCTGATGGCGATTGGGTGAGCTTGAATCCTCAGTTACCCCCTTGGCAAGACCTGCCAGTAAATATCAACGCCAAGGTGCGGATTAAAGATGCCCAGGCAGTCCTGCAACCCTACGGCAAACCAGCGGCAATCGTGATTCCCATCAATGGGACTGTGCAACTGTTCCAGAACCGCAAGGGGCAGGCACGTTACCAAGCAGATTTGGCCCTAGCTGGGGGACGGTTGCAGGCCAAAGGCGAAACCCAACTGCAAACAGGCAGAACTCGATTAAATGCCAAGATCAAGGATTTAGGATTGGCACAGTTTAACCCTCTTAATCCAGTGGATGCAGCAAAAATAACCAAGGGCAAGCTGACGGCTGATGTTGAGCTAGACATGCCAGATTTTGCCTTCAAGGAGTTGCCAGTAGTGCAGGGCACCGTGCAAGTAGATGATGTTGAAGTGCGGGCTGAGTCAGTTACAGAGCCACTGACTGCTAAAGCTAACCTGCTGCTACAGGGCAAGCGGGCGATCGTTCGGCAAGCACAGGGCCAATTGGCAGACGCTAGGGCAACCGTGTCGGGCACGGTGGACTGGTCAGCGGGGATCAAGGATGCAGCCGTAGATCTGGCTATCGATATTCCTCCGGTTGATCTGAATCGCCTGCGCCAAACCCTAGGCATCGAGTTGCCGATCGCCCTAGAAGGCAGCTTTCAAGGCAAGCTCCAGCTTACCGGCACCCTCTCGGATCCTGTACTAACGGGGGATGTGGACAGTAGCACCTCAACCTTTGTGGATAAGGTGATGTTTGCTCACACCCGTGCCAGCATCGCGGGGAATCGTCGCCAACTGCGGCTGCTTCAATTCCAAGCTGAGCCAACCGCTGGGGGGCAAATTACGGCTCAAGGCCAGATTTCCCTGCCCCCTAATCTCGCCGATCTGAATCCATTACAATTGCCGATTACCCTTCAGTTTCAAGCTACCCTGCCTGTAGATGGGGTCGCAGCGCCCTATAACCTGCCTGCTGCCGTTCGCCTTGGTACAGTTACCGCCCAGGGCCATGTCCGAGGCATTGTCGGTAACCCTGCTGCTACAGTAACCTGGCAACTTGCCAACGGTCGTGTGCAAAACATCGGCAGCCTCACTGGTAGCGGCACTTTAGTGCTAGCAGACTATCACCTCGCCTTGAATAGCACAGCACTGCGGGTGGGAAAGGGCACAGTTCAAGCGACTGGCGGGGCTAATCTAGCTTCCCTGCGCTGGCAGTTAGCAGTAAATGCTCGCGACCTAGATGCATCGGGCTTTAAGCCAGACCTATGGACACGATTGCAGCCAGATGTACGCGACTGCTATGGTCGAGTGTGTCCTGCCCCTATCCAGCCTGGTCTCTCCAGTCTTGCCACCCTATTTAGAGACTCTCGTCCCCTACCACTAATCAACGCCAATTTGGCACTCTCCGGTAATCTTCGGGACTTACTCTCGCCCCAGCCTACCACGACGATCGCCCTGAATACAGTCACCGCTAAGGTAGGCGGACAAATCCTCACCGCCAGTGGCAACATCAACTTGGCACAGCGAGGCAAATGGACAGCGAGCACCGTCATCGATATGGCAGTACGGTCTGATCTGGCACAACTACCGATTCGCTCAGTAGTTGGTCCATCAGTGGCTGAACAGGTGAATCTGGCAGGCATTGTTGAGTTTAAGGGTCGCTTGGTAGGACGCAACCTGCTTGGTAATATCTTCGCTCCGGATAATTTGCAACTGGTGGGAACCGCTAGCCTGCAAGGGGTGGCTGTGAATCGCTTGCAGTTAGAACCATTGGTCTCTGGAAGGGTGGATGTGGGTTTAGGACGATCGGCCATAATTGACCTGCGAGGTAAGCACGATCGCCTGGTAGCTACCCTCATTCCCTGTAAGCAAGCCCGTTGTCCCTTGCCCTATTTACCCGGTACTGTGGATATTCGCCAAGGGGAAGGAAAACAATCCCTCATCATTCAGGGAAAGCGGGAGGGCGATCACTTTCATGTTGATGTCCAAAATGTTGACCTAGCTCTGTTGAATATATCTCCCAGCAAATTCTTGAGCAGCTTGTATAGTTTGCCACCCTTGCCTGCGCCGATCGTTGGTACCATTAATGCCGATGCTACCTTCAATCTCTACACCCTTGCTACGACGGGTAGTGCGCGGCTACAGAAACTTGGCTTGGGCCATATTCAACTTGACCGGGTAGATAGCAGCTTTACCTACCAGCAGGGTGTAGTGCAATTGCCTGCTACCACGCTGCAAATTGGCTCTAGCCGCTACGACATGGCAGCTAGTCTTAACCTCCGCTCTGGAACTGTTAAGGCACAGGTGGGTGCCCAAGGCAATCTTCAAGATCTGTTGACCTTGGTGAAGTGGTTTGAGATCAGCGATGTATTCCAAGGATTGCAACTGCCCACCGTTACCAGTGTGAACGCCTTGCAAGTCGAACCCATCGGTGATCAGGATGGTTCCATAGCGGAGCTATTGGCCATTCTTGACCAGGTGAATCAGCGTCTAGCTACCTATGCCAGCCGACAGCGCCAACCCTTGCAGCCACCTACCCAATTAGCCATCAACGCCAACTACAGCGGCAAACTAGCCCTAACTGGCACCCTGAGCAATCCTACGCTCGATTTTGAATTTCAAGGGGCAGACTGGCAATGGTATCCCGATCGCGTTGTGACCATGACCAAAAACGGACAGTTGGTGACTGATCAAGGACGAGTATTGACCCTTGATCGGATCCTAGCGCGGGGAAAAATCCGGGATGGTGTGCTAACCATTGATCCCATGCGAGCCGAATTTGCAGGAGCTACTGCCAGCTTCCAAGGCAACGCCTCATTAGATAGTCTCACAGGCACCTTCCGCCTTGACCAGTTCCCCCTGGAAAATCTGCAGCAGGTGGTGAAACTACCGGCTAATCTGCGTGGATATTTTAGTGCCACAGGCACCCTAGGGGGCCGCTTATTAGCTCCACAGGTAGAGGGGAAAATGGCCATCACGGATCTTACCCTTAACAACGCTGACTTAGAGGCGATCGCGGGGGAGTTTCGCTATGCCGATGCAAGAGTTACATTTGTCACTACCGCACCAGACTATATCCAAGTTGCTACCAGCTTGCCTCTAACCCCTGGGGATGACCTGTCTCTGGACGTAAACCTGGGTACTAACGCCATTGCCCTCATTGGTGCCCTTAGTGATGGTCAGCTCACCCTCAACAGTGGTAACGGGTCATTGCAGTTTCGCACCAGTGGCACCCTTGACCTCAATGATCCCCCCCAGTCAATCCTGGCAAATCTGGTGGCTACTGGCACGATCGCCCTCCGCAACCTCACCTTCAAAACGCCCCTAATTGAGAACATGCTCACTCTAGATGGCGAAGTCTTGTTCACGATGGATCGCCTCAAAATTGAGCAACTGTCAGGACAATTTGCCAACAGCAAGCTGCTGATCAACGGTGCTATAGGGCTATTACAACCGCTTCCAGACAGCGATCCCGATGCATTGCTGCCCTTGACCATAGCCATCGATCAGGGCAGACTCGACCTCAAAACTGCCTATGCAGGCTATAACGGCTTGATCGACACCCAAATCAGTATTACCCGCAGCTTGCTGAGTCCTCTGGTTACTGGCGGCATTCGCCTGTCAGAAGGTTACGTTTCCCTCTCAGCCGATACCCTGAAATTGACCGATGCCTTTAGATCTAGCAATGGCACGAGTCCCTTTGCGGTCTTAGCAGGCTGGATGCCAGAACTAGCTAACGTTGAACTCACCTTGGGAGACGGATTTCAGATTCGTGCCCCCTTCGTATTTGTGCAGCCTGGTGGTAGCCTCAGCCTCAACGGCACCCTCAATAACTTGCGCCCAGAAGGGATCATCCAAGTCTATCGCGGTGAGATTGATCTGCTCAGCACCTTGTTCTACTTGCCCCGCAATCGTCAACATACTGTCACCTTCACCGCTACATCTGGGCTACTCAACCCATCCTTGGATATTCGGTTTCAAACCATTGTCCAAGAGCGCCCCATTACCCAGCGCCGTACTGCCCTAGATAATGAAATTCGCCAAGACATTATCCCTAACCTCCGCCCAGAAGAAATTGAAGTATACCTGACGATTAAAGGGGATTTGAAGGAATTATTGAGTGAGTTGCAGGCTGCGGGAGTTTGCCAATTTCGAGATGCAGATCATGGTTTTGTGGGCAGAGCATTCAACCGTGAAGAACTGCAACGCCTAGCAATCTGTATCGAAGCAGCCAAACAGGGAACCCCCACCAACAGCCAGCAAGCCTATAGCACGCAAAACCCCGCTGCCCGTCAAGCTGCTGCCCTACAGTTCATTAACTCATCCCTAGTTAGGCTAGAGAGCAATCCTCGCCGCACAGAGAATCAACTAGTGACATTGTTGGGAGACGAGTCACTTTATTTCATCCAAGACTTGCAACAAACCGTGCAACGGGGTGATCAGGGGGCAATCACCCAGTTCTTTGGCTACCGCTACTTGGTGGCTCCTACATTGCGCGAGACTGTTGAAGATATTAACGACTTTACCCGCCGCGCAGGACAGGGTATTGGTGCAACCGATCTGCGTGTGTTACCTACTCTAAGAGCCACTCGTCAACTTGGAGATCAAAGCTTCATCGACTTAGAGTATGACTATGCCGCTAGCCAATCTCGGTTATTGTTTCGGGCTAGCTTTTAG
- a CDS encoding esterase-like activity of phytase family protein: MLKIMQAGWQLVLLGLVSLMVVGSLMGRTPATLPTAITFLGEATLPSGLQFQTTEVGGLSGITYDAQRQVYYAISDDRSQKAPARFYTLTLDLSQGTLKSDGMAVKAVTIIQNIDGTPFPSETVDPEGIALTRGGTLWISSEGDARTQIAPFVRRISLQGQHLQNLPVPEKFIPTTRQGVRQNLAFESLTLTPNQRFLYVANENALVQDGAEATLTAGSLVRIVRYRLPANIVDAEYVYVTDPVVAPPVPADSFNTNGLVELLALDDRGHLLALERSFSSGVGHAVRLYRVAIKDATNVMTIASLQSPEAKTVKPVEKTLLLDLTQLGLKLTNLEGLTFGPKLPNGQRSLIIIGDNNFGSEVTQALAFALR; the protein is encoded by the coding sequence ATGCTGAAGATTATGCAGGCTGGTTGGCAATTAGTACTTTTAGGGTTAGTCAGCTTGATGGTAGTTGGTTCACTCATGGGCCGTACCCCGGCTACTCTCCCGACAGCAATCACCTTCCTAGGTGAAGCCACCCTGCCGTCAGGATTGCAGTTTCAGACTACGGAGGTTGGCGGGCTATCAGGCATTACTTACGATGCGCAACGTCAAGTGTATTATGCGATTTCTGACGATCGCAGCCAAAAGGCACCTGCTCGGTTTTACACATTAACCCTTGATCTCAGCCAGGGAACTCTGAAATCCGATGGCATGGCAGTCAAAGCCGTAACAATTATTCAAAACATTGATGGAACCCCCTTTCCCTCTGAAACTGTTGACCCTGAAGGCATAGCCCTCACCCGTGGCGGTACATTGTGGATTTCCTCTGAGGGTGATGCACGCACCCAGATTGCCCCCTTCGTACGGCGCATCTCTCTCCAGGGGCAGCACTTACAAAACTTGCCAGTGCCAGAGAAATTTATCCCCACGACTCGCCAAGGGGTGCGGCAAAACCTAGCGTTTGAGAGCTTAACCCTGACTCCAAATCAACGATTTTTGTACGTAGCTAATGAAAATGCCCTAGTTCAAGATGGGGCCGAAGCTACGCTGACCGCGGGTAGCCTGGTGAGAATTGTTCGCTATCGCTTGCCAGCTAATATTGTGGATGCTGAATATGTCTATGTGACTGATCCAGTGGTTGCACCTCCAGTGCCTGCTGATAGTTTCAACACCAATGGGTTGGTAGAGTTGCTGGCCTTGGACGATCGTGGCCACTTGTTGGCACTAGAGCGCTCTTTCTCGTCTGGAGTTGGCCATGCAGTTCGGTTGTATAGAGTGGCAATTAAAGACGCGACTAATGTGATGACGATCGCAAGTCTCCAGTCTCCAGAGGCCAAGACTGTCAAACCCGTCGAGAAGACGTTACTGCTCGATTTAACGCAGTTGGGGCTAAAGCTGACGAACTTAGAGGGGTTGACATTTGGCCCCAAGTTACCTAACGGACAGCGCAGCTTGATTATCATTGGTGACAACAACTTTGGGTCTGAGGTCACCCAAGCATTAGCCTTTGCCCTACGCTAA